GCGCTGAGTAGATCCCTGGCTCACCACCAAGTGCATCAACGCTGATGCCGCTATCATCGCTAAGTGAGACAAATTCGTCCTCAAGCCCCTGCTCTTTAAGCTTTGCAAAAACTGCTTTTGACTTTATGAGTGCATTTGCTTGAAAGCTGCTACCATCTTCAACGATCTCAAATGGCTTCACAACCTCGCTTAGTGCGTAAATTTCATAGCCTTTTAAAAACTCTTTTATCTCTTTTACTTTGTCTAAATTTGATGTCGCAAGCACGATTTTCATCGAAAAACTCCTTGATTTTTGGGCGTATTTTACAAAAAAGTAGATTAAATTTTTAAATTTAAATTAGTGTTAAAATGATAAACTTAGTCCTTTTAAAAACAAGGGAAAATTTATGTTAAAAAGCGTTTTGCCACTATCTTTTATCGTAGCTAGCAGATTTTTTGGACTTTTCATAGTCTTACCGGTGCTTAGCCTTTATGCACTAAATTTAAGCGGCGCAAATGAGTTTTTAGTCGGGCTAATAGTAGGCGTCTATGCGATCTCACAGATGATATTTCAAGTGCCTTTTGGCGCTCTTTCAGACAAGATCGGCCGCAAAAAAGCGCTAACCATCGGCCTTTTGATATTTGTGGCTGGCTCTATCGTCTGCGCGCTGGCAAGTGAAATTTACACGATGCTTTTTGGTAGATTTTTACAAGGTGTAGGAGCCGTGGGAGCTGTGGCAACAGCGATGATAAGCGACTTTGTAACAGAAGAAAACCGCTCAAAAGCCATGGCGATCATGGGCGCTTTTATAGGGCTTAGTTTTACGCTTTCGATGGTGCTTGGACCGCTTCTTGCCAAGGACTACGGGCTTTCAAGCCTCTTTTATCTAAGTGCCGCTCTTAGCTTGCTTTGCGTCGTGCTACTCTACACCGTCGTGCCAAAAGAGATAAAAGTGAGCGCAAAGGCCGAAAAGGTGCCATTTGGCAAGCTATTTTTACAAAAAGACTACATGATCATAAATTTCACCTCTTTCATGCAAAAGATGCTCACAAGCATCGCATTTTTAGTGATCCCGATCGTTTTAGTAAAAGAGTATGGCTATGAGAGCAGCGAGCTTTACAAGGTCTATACGCTTGGCGCTGTGCTTGGCTTTTTAGCTATGGGGTTAGCTGGCGCTTTGGGCGATGGCAAGGGGCTTAGCAAGGTCATCTTGATAGCCGGCACGCTGCTTTTTGCCCTAACCTATGCCATTTTTGCCTTTAGCTTTACGAAATTTATCTTTGTGGTTGGCATCGCGATATTTTTTATAGGCTTCAACCTTCACGAGCCCATCATGCAATCAACCGCTACGAAATTTGTAAAATCCTCACAAAAAGGCACCGCTCTTGGCATCTTTAACTCATTTGGCTACTTTGGAAGCTTCGTTGGGGGCGCGTTTGGCGGATACATCATGCACACCTTTGACTTTAAAGTGCTTGCCATCGTCTGCGTGGTGCTTTGCGTGATCTGGCTTGTTTTGCTATTTAGCCTTAGTGATCCAAGAATCTTTAAAAATATCTACCTAAGCCCAGAAGCGAGCCTAAATTTAGAGCTTCTAAACAGCCAAAAAGGTGTGGTGGATTATTACAAAAACGAGAAAAATCAAGTGGTCAAATTTGACTCCCGCCTAACAAGCGAGGCGGCTTTAAAAGAGAGCTTGAAGTTTTGATCTACGACGTCGTCATCGTTGGTGCTGGCGCTAGCGGGCTCTTTTTAGGGGCAAATTTAAATGGCAAAAAGGTTGCCATTTTAGAGAAAAACGGCAGCGCTGGCAAAAAGATCTTAGCAAGCGGTGGTGGCAGATGCAACATCACAAACCGCTTTGTAAGCGCTAAAAACTACCTTGGCGAGCAGAAATTTATAGAGCAAATTTTAAAAGTGCTAAGCCCTGATCAGGTTTTGAGATTTTTTAGTGAGCTTAAATTTAGCGAGCAAAAGCAAAATCAATTTTTTTGTGATAGCGGCGCAAAGAGCGTTTTGAGCCTGCTTTTAAAAAGGCAAAATGCAGATATTTTTTATAACAAAGAGGTTCTTGGCGCCAAAAAAGTAGATGAAATTTTTGAAATTTTGACAAAAGATGAGAAATTTAGAGCTAGAAATTTGGTCATCGCAAGTGGCGGACTAAGCTACAAAGCCCTTGGTGCAAGCGATATTGGCTACAAGGTAGCTAGCGAATTTGGCCTTGAGCTCTCAATGCCTGCCCCTGCTCTTGTTGGCTTTAGCGTGCAAAAAGATGAGTTTTGGTTTAAAGAGCTTAGCGGTGTTAGTCTAAGCGCAGATGTAGTGATAAATACCAAAAATGAGAGCCATAAATTTAGTGGCGATGTGCTTTTTACGCATAGAGGCATAAGTGGTCCAGCGATACTAAACGCCTCACTCTTTTGGCAAAAGGGTCGAATTTGCATAAATTTTTTGCCTAAATTTAGTGAGAAAAATTTAGTAAATGGCAAAAAGCAGCTTAGCTCAGTTTTGCCATTGCCAAAGAGATTTGTGCTGGAGTTTTTAAGAAATTTTGGTTTAAAAGATAGAGCTTATTATGAATTTAGCGATGATGAAAAAAATATCATAAAAAGGCTTTTTACTTACGAATTTGCTCCAGCTGGGACATTTGGCTTTGAAAGGGCTGAAGTTACAAAAGGTGGTGTAAAAACTAATTTTTTAGATGAAAATTTAGAGTGCAAAAGCGTAAAAGGGCTTTACTTTATAGGAGAAGTTTTAGATATCACTGGTATGCTTGGTGGATACAACTTGCATCTTGCCTTTGCAAGTGCTCTAAAGGTAGCTAGCGCTTTAAAAAATAACCAATCAAATAGAATTGAAATTTAGCTAGTGGCAGCCAAAACTGCCACTAAATTTATTATTTCTCGCTTAGATACTCTTGTAAGCTTTTTACTTCAAGTGCTTTGCCAGTTTGAACTGTGCTTAGTGACTTAGCAGCTGCAAGTGCTGCACGGATAGTTGTAAAGTAAGGGATTTTAAACCTAAGTACATTTTGACGGATCTTTTTGCCATCATCTACGCTTGATTTAGTATCGCTTGTATTTATAACAAGTGCTATATCGCCGTTTTTAAGCCTATCTTCGACGTTTGGTCTGCCCTCGCTTATCTTATATACAAACTCAGCCTCCACACCAGCTTCGCTTAAAATTTTATGCGTACCGCCAGTTGCAACGATGCTAAAACCAAGCGCTATTAGCTCTTTTGCAAGATCAGGCGCGTAAGACTTATCAGCGTCAGCTAATGTTAAAAACACCCTGCCCTTGCTTGGCAAAGTGTTGCTAGCAGCGATCTGGCTCTTTGCAAATGAGCTTGCAAAGTCGTGGCTGATACCCATGACCTCGCCCGTGCTCTTCATCTCAGGGCCAAGGATGAGATCAGCTCCACTTAGCTTGTTAAACGGTAGCACACACTCTTTTACGCAAACATGCGAGCTTACGCGAGGTTTTAAGATGTCACCATCTTCATAAACGACCTTGTAATCATCATAAAATTTAAGTGCCTCACGTAAATTTCCCTGCCACATAACTCTTGTAGCCACCTTTGCCATAGGCACGCCAGTAGCCTTGCTCACAAACGGCACGGTTCTGCTCGCGCGAGGATTTACCTCGATCATATAAAGCTCGTTTTCATAGATAGCAAACTGGATATTCATAAGGCCGACAACGCCTAAATTTAGCGCGATATCTCTGGTTTGCTTCTCCACTTTTTTTATCATCTCATCGCTTAAGCTCATCGGTGGCAATATGCAAGCTGAGTCGCCAGAGTGAATTCCAGCCTCCTCGATGTGCTCCATTATAGCGCCTATATAGACCTCTTTGCCGTCACATATCGCATCTACGTCGAGCTCTTTTGCATCTTGTAAAAATTTATCAAGTAGCACTGGCGAGTGGTTACTAACCTTTACTGCCTCACTCATATACTCTTTTAGCTCGCTCTCGTTATGCACCCTTCTCATCGCCCTGCCGCCAAGGACGTAGCTTGGGCGAACAAGCACTGGATAGCCGATAGTCGCGGCCTTTTGCAAGGCTTCTTCTAAGCTAGTGGCGGTATCGTTTTTAGGCTGAAGGATGCCTATTTTATTTATAAATTCGCTAAATTTCTTTCTATCCTCGGCCACGTCGATCACTCTTGCAGTTGTGCCGATGATCTTTGCGCCGATCACGCTTAGGCGTTTTGCAAATTTAAGCGGAGTTTGGCCGCCAAAATGCACGATTACGCCGTCTGGCTTTTCACGCTCGATGACTGATCTAACATGCTCAAAATCGATCGGTTCAAAGTACAAAATATCACTCGTGTCGTAGTCGGTTGAGACGGTTTCTGGGTTGCAGTTGTACATTATCGTTTTTACGCCAAGGTCTCTTAGGGCGTAGCTTGCATGAACGCAGCAGTAGTCAAACTCTATGCCCTGGCCGATCCTATTTGGACCGCCGCCTATTATCATCACCTTTTTAGCATCTTTTGCTAGCTCTTTTTTAGGAAATTTAGTGATATTTGTAGATGAGTAGAGATACGGCGTTAGTGCCTTAAATTCGCCCGCGCAAGTATCGACTTCGTTGTATTCAAGCTCGATACCAAGCTTCTGCCTAGCAAAATAGATATCATTTTGACTAAGCTCAAGATCGTCTTTTTCATTTATAAGCACGGCTATCATCTTGTCTGAAAAGCCCATGCTTTTGGCCTCTCGAAGTAGCTCTTCGTTGTTTAAGATATCCATGTCGATCTTATCTTCAAATTTAACTATCTCATAAATTTGCTCTAAAAACCAAGGATCGATCTTGCTAAACTCACGCACCTCAGCCACACTAAAGCCATCTCTAAAGGCTTGTGCTAGGTATAAAATTCTCTGCTCATTTGCATTTCTGATACCATAAACCAAGGCATTTTTCTCTAGGCTAAGGCTGTTAAATCC
This genomic stretch from Campylobacter concisus harbors:
- a CDS encoding MFS transporter, whose protein sequence is MLKSVLPLSFIVASRFFGLFIVLPVLSLYALNLSGANEFLVGLIVGVYAISQMIFQVPFGALSDKIGRKKALTIGLLIFVAGSIVCALASEIYTMLFGRFLQGVGAVGAVATAMISDFVTEENRSKAMAIMGAFIGLSFTLSMVLGPLLAKDYGLSSLFYLSAALSLLCVVLLYTVVPKEIKVSAKAEKVPFGKLFLQKDYMIINFTSFMQKMLTSIAFLVIPIVLVKEYGYESSELYKVYTLGAVLGFLAMGLAGALGDGKGLSKVILIAGTLLFALTYAIFAFSFTKFIFVVGIAIFFIGFNLHEPIMQSTATKFVKSSQKGTALGIFNSFGYFGSFVGGAFGGYIMHTFDFKVLAIVCVVLCVIWLVLLFSLSDPRIFKNIYLSPEASLNLELLNSQKGVVDYYKNEKNQVVKFDSRLTSEAALKESLKF
- a CDS encoding NAD(P)/FAD-dependent oxidoreductase; amino-acid sequence: MIYDVVIVGAGASGLFLGANLNGKKVAILEKNGSAGKKILASGGGRCNITNRFVSAKNYLGEQKFIEQILKVLSPDQVLRFFSELKFSEQKQNQFFCDSGAKSVLSLLLKRQNADIFYNKEVLGAKKVDEIFEILTKDEKFRARNLVIASGGLSYKALGASDIGYKVASEFGLELSMPAPALVGFSVQKDEFWFKELSGVSLSADVVINTKNESHKFSGDVLFTHRGISGPAILNASLFWQKGRICINFLPKFSEKNLVNGKKQLSSVLPLPKRFVLEFLRNFGLKDRAYYEFSDDEKNIIKRLFTYEFAPAGTFGFERAEVTKGGVKTNFLDENLECKSVKGLYFIGEVLDITGMLGGYNLHLAFASALKVASALKNNQSNRIEI
- the carB gene encoding carbamoyl-phosphate synthase large subunit, producing MPKRTDINTILLIGSGPIVIGQACEFDYSGTQAAKTLKELGYRVVLINSNPATIMTDPNFADATYIEPITKDSILKIIEKENIDAILPTMGGQVALNAAMEVFESGLLKDVKFLGANPEAIKKGEDRQIFKATMQKIGMDLPESRYAYNMDDALNAANEIGFPLIIRASYTLGGAGSGVAYNMDEFKELANTGLDASPIHEILIEESLLGWKEYEMEVIRDRNDNCIIVCSIENFDPMGVHTGDSITVAPALTLTDKEYQAMRDASFAILREIGVDTGGSNVQFAIDPKTGRMIVIEMNPRVSRSSALASKATGYPIAKVATLLAVGFSLDEIKNDITGTPASFEPVIDYIVTKIPRFTFEKFPGSNPYLGTAMKSVGEVMAIGRTFKESIQKALCSLERDLCGFNSLSLEKNALVYGIRNANEQRILYLAQAFRDGFSVAEVREFSKIDPWFLEQIYEIVKFEDKIDMDILNNEELLREAKSMGFSDKMIAVLINEKDDLELSQNDIYFARQKLGIELEYNEVDTCAGEFKALTPYLYSSTNITKFPKKELAKDAKKVMIIGGGPNRIGQGIEFDYCCVHASYALRDLGVKTIMYNCNPETVSTDYDTSDILYFEPIDFEHVRSVIEREKPDGVIVHFGGQTPLKFAKRLSVIGAKIIGTTARVIDVAEDRKKFSEFINKIGILQPKNDTATSLEEALQKAATIGYPVLVRPSYVLGGRAMRRVHNESELKEYMSEAVKVSNHSPVLLDKFLQDAKELDVDAICDGKEVYIGAIMEHIEEAGIHSGDSACILPPMSLSDEMIKKVEKQTRDIALNLGVVGLMNIQFAIYENELYMIEVNPRASRTVPFVSKATGVPMAKVATRVMWQGNLREALKFYDDYKVVYEDGDILKPRVSSHVCVKECVLPFNKLSGADLILGPEMKSTGEVMGISHDFASSFAKSQIAASNTLPSKGRVFLTLADADKSYAPDLAKELIALGFSIVATGGTHKILSEAGVEAEFVYKISEGRPNVEDRLKNGDIALVINTSDTKSSVDDGKKIRQNVLRFKIPYFTTIRAALAAAKSLSTVQTGKALEVKSLQEYLSEK